One segment of Labrus mixtus chromosome 10, fLabMix1.1, whole genome shotgun sequence DNA contains the following:
- the LOC132982388 gene encoding short coiled-coil protein B-like has translation MSSDDGDMENQAELEEKTRLINQVLELQHTLEDLSARVDAVKEENLKLKSENQVLGQYIENLMSASSVFQTTDTKSKRK, from the exons ATGAGCTCAGACGATG GTGACATGGAGAACCAGGCTGAGCTCGAAGAGAAGACGAGGCTCATCAACCAGGTGTTGGAGCTGCAACACACTCTAGAGG atctGTCTGCCAGAGTGGACGCTGTCAAAGAAGAGAACCTGAAGCTGAAGTCGGAGAACCAGGTTCTAGGTCAGTACATCGAGAACCTCATGTCAGCCTCCAGTGTCTTCCAGACCACCGACACCAAGAGCAAACGAAAGTAA
- the zgc:154054 gene encoding alpha-1,3-mannosyl-glycoprotein 4-beta-N-acetylglucosaminyltransferase B-like isoform X4, which produces MSLSVVMGIPTVKREKQSYLVSTLSSLLYSLTPSQKRDILIIVFVAETDSKYVSSIAEIIANNFPTEVLSGLLEVVSPSQYYYPDFSVLKETFGDSMDRVKWRTKQNLDFSFLMLYAQDKGTYYVQLEDDIIAKGDYLRNMMTYTNEEASKEWLYLEFSQLGFIGKMFRTSDLPMISEFFLMFQRDKPIDWLLDHILWVKVCNPERDVKDCSERKASLRRRYKPSLFQHVGLHSSLSGKLQNLKDKDFGSQTLFKAHSNPPAALSSSLKAYQGHSLERMYKGEDFFWASSPVKHDYILFNFSQPIHISRYLFRSGNIQHSGDKFFNTTVEVLPSNASALVEAVNGSTSSFQQSEKGFAVIGEFENGVADGEIEEALQPISALRLVVHSDAVVWALLSEILIKV; this is translated from the exons atgtcat TGTCTGTGGTGATGGGCATTCCCACAGTGAAGCGGGAGAAGCAGAGTTACCTGGTCAGCACACTCAGCTCTCTGCTCTACAGCCTGACTCCATCACAGAAAAGAGACATCCTCATCATCGTCTTTGTAGCCGAG acCGACTCCAAGTACGTCAGCAGCATAGCAGAGATCATCGCCAACAA ttttcCCACAGAGGTGCTGTCGGGGTTATTGGAGGTCGTCTCTCCTTCGCAGTATTACTACCCCGACTTCAGCGTCCTCAAAGAGACCTTTGGAGACTCCATGGACAGAGTCAA ATGGCGAACAAAGCAGAACCTGGACTTCAGCTTCCTCATGCTCTACGCTCAGGATAAAGGCACCTACTATGTACAG TTAGAGGACGACATCATTGCAAAGGGAGACTATCTCAGAAACATGATGACCTACACCAATGAGGAAGCTTCCAAAGAGTGGCTCTACCTGGAGTTTTCTCAGCTCGGATTCatag GCAAAATGTTTCGAACCAGCGACCTCCCGATGATCTCCGAGTTCTTCCTGATGTTCCAGAGAGACAAACCCATCGACTGGCTGTTGGATCACATCCTGTGGGTCAAAGTTTGTAACCCAGAGAGAGATGTA AAAGACTGTAGTGAACGGAAGGCGTCACTCAGACGTAGGTACAAGCCGTCACTCTTCCAGCACGTCGGCCTCCACTCATCTCTGTCTGGGAAACTTCAGAATCTGAAG GATAAGGACTTTGGGAGTCAGACTCTGTTCAAGGCCCACAGTAACCCTCCTGCAGCGCTGAGCAGCAGCCTGAAAGCTTACCAGGGGCACAGTCTGGAGAGGATGTACAAAGGAGAAGACTTCTTCTGGGCGTCATCACCCGTCAAACATGATTACATCCTCTTCAACTTCTCACAGCCAATCCACATATCCCG GTACCTGTTTCGCAGTGGAAATATCCAGCACAGTGGAGATAAATTCTTCAACACAACAGTGGAAGTGCTACCTAGCAAT GCGTCAGCACTAGTGGAAGCTGTGAACGGATCGACTTCCTCCTTCCAACAATCTGAAAAAGGATTCGCTGTTATCG gcgaGTTTGAGAACGGGGTAGCTGACGGTGAGATTGAAGAAGCGCTGCAGCCGATCTCAGCTCTCCGCCTGGTGGTTCACTCAGACGCTGTCGTCTGGGCTCTACtgagtgag ATTCTAATTAAAGTTTGA